One part of the Sphingopyxis sp. PAMC25046 genome encodes these proteins:
- a CDS encoding PQQ-binding-like beta-propeller repeat protein — protein MRNTRYGIYAALLALPLASCGVFKGDGGPKTPTIGDRVSILSNDNSIKVDPATAAMAVVLPEPAVNAAWAQSGGNASKSMGHPALGATRAKLWEASIAGSTNKQRLASSPVVADNRLFTVDTDAVVSAFAADTGAKLWSAAIGSTGKDFKDSLFGGGAAVDGNVVYATSGVGDVAALNVADGSVIWKVKPTGPLRGAPTIAFGGVYVISQDNQIYALNAANGAVQWQATASTEAGSVFGAASPAAGQGTIVAGFSSGEVQAYRYENGRDLWEDALARTSMALSVSTLTDVDADPVIDRGHVFALGQGGRMASYELVTGQRSWEISIAGISTPYVVGEWVYAMTDDGKLLCVARSSGKVRWLQQLARFRVETEKKKKDPIRWTGPILAGGRLIAVNSEGTLAEYSPTDGSLLGSTEFKSSLSQPPVVANNILYVLADDGTITAWR, from the coding sequence ATGCGGAACACGCGTTACGGGATCTATGCGGCGCTGCTGGCGCTGCCGCTTGCTTCATGCGGGGTGTTCAAGGGCGACGGCGGGCCGAAGACGCCGACGATCGGCGATCGCGTGTCGATCCTGTCGAACGACAACAGCATCAAGGTCGATCCGGCCACCGCGGCGATGGCGGTCGTCCTGCCCGAACCGGCGGTCAATGCGGCCTGGGCCCAGTCGGGCGGCAATGCGTCGAAATCGATGGGCCATCCGGCGCTCGGTGCGACGCGCGCGAAGCTGTGGGAAGCGAGCATCGCGGGAAGCACCAACAAACAGCGTCTCGCCTCGTCGCCGGTGGTCGCCGACAACCGGTTGTTCACCGTCGATACCGATGCCGTGGTTTCGGCCTTTGCCGCCGATACCGGCGCGAAGTTGTGGAGCGCGGCGATCGGCAGTACCGGGAAGGACTTCAAGGATTCGCTGTTCGGCGGCGGCGCCGCGGTCGACGGTAATGTCGTCTATGCGACGAGCGGCGTTGGCGATGTCGCGGCGCTGAATGTCGCCGACGGCTCGGTGATCTGGAAAGTGAAGCCGACCGGTCCGCTGCGCGGCGCGCCGACCATCGCGTTCGGCGGCGTTTATGTGATCAGCCAGGACAACCAGATTTACGCGCTCAATGCAGCCAATGGCGCGGTGCAGTGGCAGGCGACGGCATCGACCGAGGCCGGCAGCGTGTTCGGCGCGGCGTCGCCCGCGGCGGGACAGGGGACGATCGTCGCCGGCTTCTCGTCGGGCGAAGTGCAGGCCTATCGTTACGAAAATGGCCGCGACCTTTGGGAAGACGCGCTCGCGCGCACGTCGATGGCGCTGTCGGTGTCGACGCTCACCGACGTCGATGCCGATCCGGTCATCGACCGCGGTCATGTCTTCGCGCTCGGCCAGGGCGGCCGCATGGCGAGCTATGAGCTCGTCACCGGCCAGCGCAGCTGGGAAATCTCCATCGCGGGCATCTCGACCCCCTATGTGGTCGGCGAGTGGGTCTATGCGATGACCGACGACGGCAAGCTGCTCTGCGTCGCGCGCTCGTCGGGCAAGGTCCGCTGGCTCCAGCAACTCGCGCGTTTCCGCGTCGAAACCGAAAAGAAGAAAAAGGACCCGATCCGCTGGACCGGGCCGATCCTGGCCGGCGGGCGGCTGATCGCGGTCAACAGCGAAGGGACGCTGGCGGAATATTCGCCCACCGACGGATCGCTGCTCGGATCGACCGAATTCAAATCGTCGCTGTCGCAGCCCCCGGTGGTCGCGAACAATATTTTGTACGTCCTCGCGGACGACGGGACGATCACGGCCTGGCGCTGA
- a CDS encoding tetratricopeptide repeat protein, translating into MALSPTNDAALLQEVDEAVRKDRLDTIMQRYGRWIIGGVVAALLAFGGYLFWDHRQDAARGEQAEELIAAFEKLGTNQPRAATADLQKIAVEGDPAYRAVAQMQEANIKAQAGDLKAAAALMAKVAADTKLDQALRDLALIRQTAFEYDTLKPETVIARMKPMVDAKDPASSWFASAAELSATAHYQLGQFDQAGALYGRIAKLPDVTRSLQSRSVQMAGMLGVDAVADRAAESAAAEKKGDAAPKAAATAKTEEAN; encoded by the coding sequence TTGGCCCTGAGCCCGACGAATGACGCTGCGCTGTTGCAGGAAGTCGACGAAGCCGTCCGCAAGGACCGGCTCGACACGATCATGCAGCGTTACGGCCGGTGGATCATCGGCGGCGTGGTCGCCGCGCTGCTGGCGTTCGGGGGCTATCTCTTCTGGGATCACAGGCAGGATGCCGCGCGCGGCGAGCAGGCCGAGGAATTGATCGCGGCGTTCGAAAAGCTCGGTACCAACCAGCCGCGCGCCGCGACCGCCGACCTGCAGAAGATCGCGGTGGAGGGCGATCCCGCCTATCGCGCGGTGGCGCAGATGCAGGAAGCGAACATCAAGGCGCAGGCCGGCGACCTCAAGGCCGCCGCCGCGCTGATGGCAAAGGTCGCCGCCGACACCAAGCTCGATCAGGCGCTGCGCGACCTCGCACTGATCCGTCAGACCGCTTTCGAATATGACACGCTGAAGCCCGAGACGGTGATCGCGCGCATGAAGCCGATGGTCGATGCCAAGGATCCGGCGTCGAGCTGGTTCGCGAGCGCCGCCGAACTGTCGGCGACGGCGCATTATCAGCTCGGCCAGTTCGATCAGGCCGGCGCGCTCTATGGCCGCATCGCCAAATTGCCCGACGTGACGCGGTCGCTGCAATCGCGTTCGGTGCAGATGGCAGGCATGCTCGGCGTCGACGCGGTTGCCGACAGGGCGGCGGAAAGCGCCGCCGCCGAAAAGAAAGGCGATGCTGCGCCCAAGGCAGCGGCAACCGCGAAGACTGAGGAAGCCAATTAA
- the panB gene encoding 3-methyl-2-oxobutanoate hydroxymethyltransferase — protein MSTLPKTLTLDTSTSRANPTPQPMKRLTVPRIRQRKGGEPLVMLTAYTVRMAQLLDPHCDMLLVGDSLAQVIYGLPHTVGVTMDMMALHGAAVVRGSYHAAVIVDMPFGSYEGSPEQAFDNAARLLKETGAAAVKVEGGKVLAPTIEFLTQRGIPVMGHVGLTPQAVNILGGYGVRGKSEEEARSIVEDAVAVAQAGAFSIVIEGVLESIAIEITNKVDCPTIGIGASAQCDGQVLVTDDMLGMFERVPKFVKRYQDMAGVVSGAVKDYADEVRSRSFPTEDQTYAG, from the coding sequence ATGTCCACGCTCCCCAAAACGCTCACCCTCGACACCTCGACCAGCCGCGCGAATCCGACGCCGCAGCCGATGAAACGCCTGACCGTGCCGCGGATTCGCCAGCGCAAGGGTGGCGAACCGCTCGTGATGCTGACCGCCTATACGGTCCGCATGGCGCAGCTGCTCGACCCGCATTGCGACATGCTGCTCGTCGGCGATTCGCTGGCGCAGGTGATTTACGGCCTGCCGCACACGGTCGGCGTGACGATGGATATGATGGCGCTGCACGGCGCCGCCGTGGTACGCGGCAGCTATCATGCCGCGGTGATCGTCGACATGCCCTTCGGCAGCTATGAAGGGAGCCCCGAGCAGGCGTTCGACAATGCCGCGCGACTGCTCAAGGAAACCGGCGCTGCGGCAGTGAAAGTCGAGGGCGGTAAGGTGCTCGCGCCGACGATCGAGTTCCTGACCCAGCGCGGCATCCCGGTGATGGGCCACGTCGGGCTGACCCCGCAGGCGGTCAACATCCTCGGCGGCTATGGTGTGCGCGGCAAGAGCGAGGAGGAGGCGCGCTCGATCGTCGAGGACGCCGTCGCCGTCGCGCAGGCGGGCGCCTTTTCGATCGTCATCGAGGGTGTGCTCGAATCGATCGCGATCGAGATCACGAACAAGGTCGATTGCCCGACGATCGGCATCGGGGCGTCGGCGCAGTGCGACGGCCAGGTGCTCGTCACCGACGACATGCTGGGCATGTTCGAACGCGTTCCGAAATTCGTGAAGCGGTATCAGGACATGGCGGGCGTCGTGAGTGGCGCGGTGAAGGACTATGCCGACGAAGTCAGGTCCCGTTCATTCCCCACCGAGGATCAGACCTACGCAGGTTGA
- a CDS encoding helix-turn-helix transcriptional regulator, which translates to MTQGELGDRVGVTRQTIAAIEQGKYSPSLEVAFRIARVFGRPLDTVFQWNEGGD; encoded by the coding sequence ATGACGCAGGGCGAACTCGGCGACCGCGTCGGCGTCACCCGCCAGACGATCGCGGCGATCGAGCAGGGCAAATATTCCCCGTCGCTCGAGGTCGCCTTCCGCATCGCGCGCGTCTTCGGCAGGCCGCTCGATACGGTCTTTCAGTGGAACGAAGGCGGCGATTGA
- a CDS encoding aldo/keto reductase → MTERALGQSGLSIRPFVLGGNVFGMTADKAASFAVLDRFVERGGGMIDTADVYSAWVPGHKGGESESMMGAWLKESGARDRVLIASKVGMMPGGLKPERIREAVQGSLDRLGTDVIDLYFAHKDDPDVPLDEVLGAFAELVDAGIVRAIGASNYSAERLAEALRVADDKGLPRFTAMQPELNLIDRTQYEGPLQQLCIDEGLGVVTYFSLASGYLSGKYREPDDLGKSPRGARVKPYLEGRGPAVLAVMDGIAAETGATLSQIALAWVAAQPGVTAPIASATTVAQLDELIGSLDLDLSDGQLAALSEA, encoded by the coding sequence ATGACCGAACGCGCGCTGGGCCAAAGCGGCCTCTCGATCCGGCCCTTCGTCCTTGGCGGCAACGTCTTCGGCATGACGGCGGACAAGGCAGCGAGCTTCGCCGTGCTCGACCGCTTCGTCGAGCGTGGCGGCGGGATGATCGACACGGCCGACGTCTATTCGGCGTGGGTCCCTGGGCACAAGGGCGGCGAATCCGAAAGCATGATGGGCGCATGGCTGAAGGAAAGCGGCGCGCGCGACAGGGTGTTGATCGCGAGCAAGGTCGGGATGATGCCCGGCGGCCTCAAGCCCGAACGGATCCGCGAGGCGGTGCAGGGATCGCTCGACCGGCTCGGCACCGACGTCATCGACCTTTATTTCGCGCACAAGGACGACCCCGACGTGCCGCTCGACGAGGTGCTTGGTGCCTTTGCCGAACTGGTCGATGCGGGCATCGTGCGCGCGATCGGCGCGTCCAACTATTCGGCCGAGCGGTTGGCGGAGGCACTGCGCGTTGCGGATGACAAGGGTCTGCCGCGTTTCACCGCGATGCAGCCCGAACTCAACCTAATCGACCGAACGCAATATGAGGGTCCCTTGCAGCAGCTTTGCATCGACGAGGGGCTGGGCGTCGTCACCTATTTCAGTCTCGCCTCGGGCTATCTGTCGGGCAAATATCGTGAGCCAGACGACCTCGGGAAAAGCCCGCGCGGCGCGCGCGTCAAACCCTATCTCGAAGGAAGAGGCCCGGCGGTGCTCGCGGTGATGGACGGCATTGCCGCCGAGACCGGCGCGACGCTGTCGCAGATCGCGCTCGCCTGGGTCGCCGCGCAGCCGGGTGTCACCGCACCGATCGCCAGCGCGACGACGGTGGCGCAGCTCGACGAACTGATAGGCAGCCTCGATCTCGACTTGAGCGACGGGCAGCTCGCGGCGTTGAGCGAAGCCTGA
- a CDS encoding glycerophosphodiester phosphodiesterase, which yields MIRPVLAVAALMLSTGCTADDVTAQPTLDGKPPIVIAHRGASGERPEHTLASYALAIEQGADFIEPDLVLTKDGVLVARHENEISETTDVADHPEFAGRKATKTIDGQKVEGWFTEDFTLAELKTLRARERLPQLRSTDFDGQFEIPTFEEILTLLAEVNKGRDRPVGVYPETKHPGYFVSIGLPHEAPLLAMLGRFGYRGRTASVFIQSFEVGNLIDLRAKSDLPLIQLMDAGGGPADRPGTSYAAMASPAGLKMIAGYADGIGPNKTMVIPRATLGRLDKPTALVRDAHAAGLKVHPWTFRRENYFLPLGGKASINPAGHGDLKGEITAYLATGIDGLFSDNPREAVAAVAKGVSR from the coding sequence ATGATCCGGCCGGTTTTGGCTGTGGCGGCGCTGATGCTGTCCACGGGCTGCACGGCTGACGACGTGACCGCGCAGCCGACCCTCGATGGCAAGCCGCCGATCGTGATCGCGCATCGTGGCGCATCGGGCGAGCGGCCCGAGCATACGCTCGCGAGCTACGCCCTCGCGATCGAGCAGGGCGCCGACTTCATCGAGCCCGATCTGGTGCTGACCAAGGACGGCGTGCTCGTCGCGCGGCATGAGAACGAGATTTCGGAGACTACCGACGTCGCCGATCATCCCGAGTTCGCGGGCCGAAAGGCGACGAAGACGATCGACGGACAAAAGGTCGAGGGCTGGTTCACCGAGGATTTCACGCTCGCGGAATTGAAGACGCTGCGCGCGCGCGAACGCCTGCCGCAGCTGCGCAGCACTGACTTTGACGGACAGTTCGAGATTCCGACCTTCGAGGAGATTTTGACGCTGCTCGCCGAGGTGAACAAGGGTCGCGACCGGCCCGTGGGCGTCTATCCCGAAACCAAGCACCCCGGCTATTTCGTCTCGATCGGCTTGCCGCACGAGGCTCCGCTGCTCGCGATGCTGGGTCGCTTCGGCTATCGCGGCCGCACAGCATCGGTGTTCATCCAGAGTTTCGAGGTCGGCAATCTGATCGACCTGCGCGCAAAGAGCGACCTGCCGCTGATCCAGTTGATGGACGCGGGCGGCGGGCCCGCCGACCGGCCGGGCACCAGCTATGCCGCCATGGCGTCACCCGCGGGGCTGAAGATGATCGCCGGCTATGCCGACGGCATCGGCCCGAACAAGACGATGGTGATCCCGCGCGCCACGCTGGGCCGGCTTGACAAGCCGACCGCGCTGGTGCGCGACGCCCACGCCGCGGGGCTCAAAGTGCATCCTTGGACGTTTCGCCGCGAAAATTACTTCCTGCCGCTCGGCGGCAAGGCCAGTATCAATCCTGCGGGCCATGGCGACCTGAAGGGCGAGATCACCGCTTATCTTGCAACCGGGATAGATGGCCTGTTCAGTGACAACCCGCGCGAGGCGGTGGCCGCGGTGGCAAAAGGAGTTTCGCGATGA
- a CDS encoding ArsC family reductase has protein sequence MTMILYGISNCDTVKKARRWLDEQGVAYRFHDVRKDGLDAARLQGWIDAVGWEKLLNRAGTTFRKLPDEQKQGLDAAAAKALMLEQPAMIRRPVVEAGDDVSVGFSPADWQARFAA, from the coding sequence ATGACGATGATTCTCTATGGCATTTCGAACTGCGACACGGTGAAGAAGGCGCGGCGCTGGCTCGACGAGCAGGGCGTCGCCTACCGCTTTCACGACGTCCGCAAGGACGGGCTTGACGCGGCGCGGCTACAGGGCTGGATCGACGCAGTGGGCTGGGAAAAGCTGCTCAATAGGGCCGGAACGACCTTTCGCAAGCTGCCCGACGAGCAGAAGCAGGGGCTCGACGCCGCCGCGGCGAAGGCGTTGATGCTCGAGCAACCGGCAATGATCCGGCGGCCGGTCGTCGAAGCCGGTGACGACGTGAGTGTCGGCTTTTCGCCGGCGGACTGGCAGGCGCGGTTTGCGGCATGA
- a CDS encoding cyclic nucleotide-binding domain-containing protein — MTNFDSAWFLYGALLLLLATSFVVRIDYARIGLAAAALLALPLTLFRGSDLGYSLLVLAILAVNIGILARLWLRGTNIGFSAEEEALRREHFTGLGAGAARDLIDQGHWISAKRGEVLIRENQAAPSLFYLAEGQAAVLRDGVEVGKLSGGALIGEATALDGAHATGTVVLGSNARLWFVPATALRAYLAANPAVAGALHEGFARALRGKLASANTRIADPPPIS, encoded by the coding sequence GTGACGAATTTCGATTCCGCGTGGTTCCTCTATGGGGCGCTGTTGCTCCTTTTGGCGACGAGCTTCGTCGTGCGCATCGACTATGCGCGCATCGGCCTCGCCGCGGCCGCCCTCCTCGCACTGCCGCTGACGCTCTTTCGCGGGTCGGACCTCGGCTACAGCCTGCTCGTGCTCGCGATATTGGCGGTCAATATCGGCATATTGGCGCGCCTGTGGCTGCGCGGAACGAATATCGGCTTTTCGGCCGAGGAAGAAGCGCTACGCCGCGAGCATTTCACGGGGCTGGGCGCGGGGGCGGCGCGCGACCTGATCGACCAGGGGCACTGGATTTCGGCGAAGCGCGGCGAAGTGCTGATCCGCGAGAATCAGGCGGCGCCGAGCCTCTTCTATCTTGCCGAGGGGCAGGCGGCGGTGCTGCGCGACGGCGTCGAGGTGGGGAAATTGTCGGGCGGCGCGTTGATCGGCGAAGCGACCGCGCTCGACGGCGCCCATGCGACGGGCACGGTCGTCCTCGGCAGCAACGCGCGGCTGTGGTTCGTGCCCGCGACGGCGCTGCGCGCCTATCTCGCCGCCAATCCAGCGGTCGCGGGTGCCCTCCACGAGGGCTTCGCACGCGCGCTCCGCGGCAAACTCGCCAGCGCGAACACCCGCATCGCGGACCCGCCGCCGATTTCTTGA
- a CDS encoding 3-deoxy-7-phosphoheptulonate synthase class II, with amino-acid sequence MTKNWQPHSWRSHEARQLPTYRDADALAAAERELANYPPLVFAGEARELTSELARVAEGKAFLLQGGDCAESFAEFHPNNIRDTFRVLLQMAVVLTFASKMPVVKLGRMAGQFAKPRSADMEDIDGVSLPSYRGDIINDIAFEEAGREPDPARMVKAYNQSAATLNLLRAFANGGYANLHQVNAWTHDFMDRSPWAKKYQETAARISEALAFMEACGVTPETVPQIKGTSFYTSHEALLLPYEQALTRQDSLTGGWYDTSGHFLWVGDRTRFEGSAHIEYLRGIGNPVGMKCGPSLEPDALLRLLDTLNPNHVAGRMTLITRYGHDKIEAHLPKLVRAVKESGHPVVWSCDPMHGNVIKTSTGYKTRPFERILAEVRGFFAVHRAEGTHGGGIHIEMTGQNVTECTGGAMDVTQMDLADRYHTHCDPRLNAGQSLELAFLLAEMLNQEMADRAKQAA; translated from the coding sequence ATGACGAAAAATTGGCAACCGCATAGCTGGCGCTCGCACGAGGCCCGCCAGCTTCCCACCTATCGCGACGCCGACGCGCTCGCGGCCGCCGAACGCGAGCTCGCAAATTATCCGCCGCTCGTCTTCGCGGGCGAAGCGCGCGAACTGACGAGCGAGCTCGCGCGCGTTGCGGAGGGCAAGGCCTTCCTGCTGCAAGGCGGCGACTGCGCCGAAAGCTTTGCAGAATTCCACCCGAACAACATCCGCGATACCTTCCGCGTGCTGCTCCAGATGGCGGTCGTGCTGACCTTTGCCTCGAAGATGCCCGTGGTGAAGCTCGGCCGCATGGCGGGCCAGTTCGCCAAGCCGCGCTCGGCCGACATGGAGGACATCGATGGCGTGTCGCTGCCGAGCTATCGCGGCGACATCATCAACGACATCGCGTTCGAGGAAGCGGGCCGCGAGCCCGACCCGGCGCGCATGGTCAAGGCTTATAACCAGTCGGCGGCGACGCTGAACCTGCTGCGCGCCTTCGCGAATGGCGGCTATGCCAATCTGCACCAGGTCAACGCCTGGACGCACGACTTCATGGACCGCAGCCCCTGGGCCAAGAAATATCAGGAAACCGCCGCGCGGATTTCCGAAGCGCTCGCCTTCATGGAAGCGTGCGGCGTGACCCCCGAAACGGTGCCGCAGATCAAGGGCACCAGCTTCTACACCAGCCACGAGGCGCTGCTGCTCCCCTATGAACAGGCGCTCACCCGGCAGGACAGCCTGACCGGCGGTTGGTACGACACCTCGGGCCACTTCCTGTGGGTCGGCGACCGCACCCGCTTCGAGGGCTCGGCGCACATCGAGTATCTCCGCGGGATCGGCAACCCGGTCGGGATGAAGTGCGGGCCGAGCCTCGAGCCCGACGCGCTGCTGCGCCTGCTCGATACGCTCAACCCCAATCATGTCGCGGGCCGCATGACGCTGATCACGCGTTACGGCCACGACAAGATCGAGGCGCATCTGCCCAAGCTGGTGCGCGCGGTGAAGGAATCGGGGCATCCGGTCGTCTGGTCATGCGACCCGATGCACGGCAATGTCATCAAGACCTCGACCGGGTACAAGACGCGCCCCTTCGAGCGGATCCTCGCCGAAGTGCGCGGCTTCTTCGCCGTGCACCGCGCCGAGGGTACGCACGGCGGCGGCATCCATATCGAAATGACCGGCCAGAATGTCACCGAATGCACCGGCGGCGCGATGGACGTGACCCAGATGGATCTGGCCGACCGTTACCACACGCATTGTGACCCGCGCCTCAACGCGGGGCAGAGCCTTGAACTGGCGTTCCTGCTCGCCGAGATGCTCAATCAGGAAATGGCGGACCGGGCGAAGCAGGCGGCGTAA
- a CDS encoding M28 family peptidase — translation MKAASFRAAIAAVALLSFTSSVSAAPAKGDAPVTEAELAAHIKILADDAFEGRAPGSEGEDRTIAYVVGEWAKAGLEAVPGSATPWLQPVPFVETQALGSSATFKAGGRDVALGDDGIVVTGRDASVALADLPVVFVGYGVDGAGKVNAEVKGKLAIMLFDNAPFGDKLPRYRERRQMLADAGASAVLVIATNAVPWTTLRESAGGKAVRLASAKSGAPVSGFLSPEAADTLLKAAGQDSAALRDAAKSPDYKGAALPVTADFTAQSAVRPFASHNIIAKLPGAKPDGKAVLFLGHWDHLGICEPEGAADRICNGAVDNASGIAVLIEVAKRLGKGARPDRDIYFMATTAEEKGLLGAHYFADHPVVPLSDITVALNVDTIAISPRGTPVATIGRGKPTYDAVVREVATKLGRTLDEDGEADAFIQRQDGWALGAKGVTSLMVGGSFSDMKLLEAFLGSDYHQAADNFSDKIPLGGAAEDADLHVALGRAFADTKRWPGK, via the coding sequence ATGAAAGCTGCTTCTTTCCGCGCCGCCATTGCGGCCGTCGCCCTACTTTCCTTCACGTCGAGCGTTTCGGCCGCGCCCGCCAAGGGCGATGCCCCGGTCACCGAGGCCGAGCTTGCGGCGCATATCAAGATACTGGCGGACGACGCGTTCGAGGGCCGCGCGCCCGGCAGCGAGGGTGAGGATCGCACGATCGCCTATGTCGTCGGCGAATGGGCGAAGGCCGGGCTCGAAGCCGTTCCGGGCAGTGCGACGCCGTGGCTTCAGCCGGTGCCTTTTGTCGAGACGCAAGCGCTCGGCAGCAGCGCGACGTTCAAGGCGGGCGGCCGCGATGTCGCGCTGGGCGACGACGGGATCGTCGTGACCGGCCGCGATGCGTCGGTCGCGCTTGCGGACCTGCCTGTGGTTTTCGTCGGCTATGGCGTCGACGGCGCGGGCAAGGTCAATGCCGAGGTCAAGGGCAAGCTCGCGATCATGCTGTTCGACAATGCCCCCTTCGGCGACAAGCTGCCGCGCTACCGCGAGCGGCGGCAGATGCTGGCGGATGCGGGGGCGAGCGCAGTGCTGGTGATCGCGACCAATGCGGTACCGTGGACGACGCTGCGCGAAAGCGCGGGCGGCAAGGCCGTTCGCCTTGCCAGCGCCAAGTCGGGTGCGCCGGTGAGCGGTTTTCTCTCGCCCGAAGCTGCCGACACGCTGCTCAAGGCGGCAGGACAGGATAGCGCCGCGCTGCGCGATGCCGCCAAGTCGCCCGATTACAAGGGTGCCGCGCTGCCGGTCACGGCGGACTTTACCGCGCAATCGGCGGTCCGCCCCTTTGCCAGCCACAATATCATCGCCAAGCTGCCCGGCGCGAAACCCGACGGCAAGGCGGTGCTGTTCCTCGGCCACTGGGACCATCTCGGGATCTGCGAACCCGAAGGTGCCGCCGACCGCATCTGCAACGGCGCGGTCGACAATGCGAGCGGGATCGCGGTGCTGATCGAGGTCGCGAAGCGGCTGGGCAAGGGCGCGCGGCCCGATCGCGACATTTATTTCATGGCGACGACGGCCGAGGAGAAGGGCCTGCTCGGCGCGCATTATTTCGCCGATCATCCGGTGGTGCCGTTGTCCGACATCACCGTGGCGCTCAACGTCGATACGATTGCCATCTCGCCGCGCGGCACGCCGGTGGCGACGATCGGGCGCGGCAAGCCCACCTATGACGCGGTGGTGCGCGAGGTCGCGACGAAGCTCGGCCGCACGCTCGACGAGGATGGCGAGGCCGATGCCTTCATCCAGCGGCAGGATGGCTGGGCGCTGGGCGCGAAGGGCGTGACGTCGCTGATGGTCGGTGGCAGCTTTTCGGACATGAAGCTGCTCGAAGCCTTCCTCGGCAGCGACTATCATCAGGCGGCCGACAATTTCTCCGACAAGATTCCGCTCGGCGGCGCGGCGGAGGATGCCGATTTGCATGTCGCGCTGGGGCGGGCGTTTGCCGATACCAAGCGGTGGCCGGGGAAGTAA
- a CDS encoding CoA ester lyase, with amino-acid sequence MTPSDYSADYPPRSLLYVPGSNARALEKAGGLTADMLIIDLEDAVPADRKAEAREAMRGAVTAGFPGKRVAVRVNATGSAEQADDIAALAGLALDAVVLPKVDAPPDLDPLCDLGLPILAMIETPVSIYAARDIAADPAVTGLIAGLNDLAHELKLPDGMDRGAMSHAIQAIILAARAGEVWAFDGVYNAIDDAAGFATEAAEGRRLGFDGKTLIHPSQVDPCNIAFAPSEREIAAAEALVAGATGGAQRHDGRMIEDMHVAAARALLARAGR; translated from the coding sequence ATGACCCCAAGCGACTATTCCGCCGACTATCCGCCGCGCTCCTTGCTCTATGTTCCGGGATCGAATGCGCGCGCGCTCGAAAAGGCGGGCGGGCTTACCGCCGACATGCTGATCATCGATCTGGAGGATGCGGTGCCCGCCGATCGCAAGGCCGAGGCGCGTGAGGCGATGCGCGGCGCGGTGACAGCGGGCTTTCCGGGCAAGCGCGTCGCGGTGCGCGTCAATGCGACGGGCAGCGCCGAGCAGGCCGACGACATCGCCGCGCTCGCCGGATTGGCGCTGGATGCCGTCGTGCTACCGAAGGTCGATGCGCCGCCTGATCTCGACCCGCTGTGCGATCTTGGCCTGCCCATCCTCGCGATGATCGAAACGCCCGTGTCGATCTATGCCGCGCGCGATATCGCCGCCGATCCCGCCGTGACGGGTCTGATCGCGGGGCTCAACGATCTGGCGCACGAACTCAAGCTGCCCGATGGCATGGACCGCGGCGCGATGAGCCATGCGATTCAAGCGATCATACTCGCGGCGCGCGCGGGCGAGGTCTGGGCTTTCGACGGCGTTTATAACGCGATCGACGACGCTGCGGGTTTCGCGACCGAGGCTGCGGAAGGACGCCGGCTCGGCTTCGATGGCAAGACGCTGATCCACCCGTCGCAGGTCGACCCGTGCAACATCGCCTTCGCGCCGTCGGAGCGCGAGATCGCGGCGGCGGAGGCGCTCGTCGCCGGGGCAACGGGCGGGGCGCAGCGGCACGACGGCCGGATGATCGAGGATATGCACGTCGCGGCGGCAAGGGCGTTGCTGGCGCGGGCGGGGCGGTAG